Proteins from one Bacteroidota bacterium genomic window:
- the trxA gene encoding thioredoxin: protein MKPIEITDANFQQEVMNSDKPVLIDFWAVWCGPCKMVAPVVEELAKEYDGKLKVGKVDVDNNPQVSMQFGIRSIPTLMVFKGGKVVEQIIGAVPKRNVVEKLLPHVSMN from the coding sequence ATGAAACCGATTGAAATTACCGATGCAAATTTTCAGCAGGAAGTGATGAATTCCGATAAGCCCGTTCTGATTGATTTCTGGGCTGTGTGGTGCGGGCCGTGCAAGATGGTTGCCCCGGTTGTCGAAGAATTGGCGAAGGAGTACGATGGCAAACTCAAGGTCGGCAAGGTGGATGTTGACAACAATCCGCAGGTATCGATGCAGTTCGGTATTCGGAGCATCCCCACGCTGATGGTATTCAAAGGCGGGAAAGTTGTCGAGCAAATCATCGGCGCAGTGCCGAAGCGGAATGTGGTGGAGAAGCTGCTGCCGCACGTAAGCATGAACTGA